The Bacteroides acidifaciens genome includes a region encoding these proteins:
- a CDS encoding dihydrolipoamide acetyltransferase family protein: MSRFEIKMPKLGESITEGTIVSWSVKVGDMVQEDDVLFEVNTAKVSAEIPSPVEGKVVEILYKEGDTIAVGTVVAIIDLDGEGASDGDVASEETVKVEAPEKQTQLQKEVAEQVVVEEERWYSPVVIQLAREAKIPKEELDAIQGTGYEGRLSKKDIKDYIDKRKRGGSGGTKPSVSVTASAVNKPAVAVSTETVSPKSSSSPAESKSSAPVSAMPGVEVKEMDRVRRIIADHMVMSKKVSPHVTNVVEVDVTKLVRWREKNKDAFFRREGVKLTYMPVITEAVAKALATYPQVNVSVDGYNILFKKHINVGIAVSLNDGNLIVPVVHDADRLNLNGLAVAIDSLALKARDNKLMPEDIDGGTFTITNFGTFKSLFGTPIINQPQVAILGVGYIEKKPAVIETPEGDTIAIRHKMYLSLSYDHRVVDGMLGGNFLHFIADYLENWQG, from the coding sequence ATGTCAAGATTCGAAATAAAAATGCCCAAGTTGGGCGAGAGTATAACCGAGGGGACGATTGTTTCCTGGTCTGTAAAAGTGGGTGATATGGTTCAGGAAGACGATGTTCTTTTTGAAGTGAATACTGCTAAAGTAAGTGCTGAAATACCTTCTCCGGTAGAGGGGAAAGTAGTTGAGATTTTATATAAGGAAGGGGATACCATTGCGGTAGGTACAGTTGTAGCCATTATAGATTTGGATGGTGAAGGGGCTTCCGATGGAGACGTTGCCAGTGAAGAAACTGTAAAAGTGGAAGCGCCTGAAAAACAGACCCAACTTCAGAAAGAAGTTGCCGAACAGGTGGTTGTCGAGGAAGAGCGTTGGTACTCTCCTGTGGTGATTCAGTTGGCAAGAGAAGCGAAGATTCCGAAGGAAGAACTGGATGCTATACAGGGCACCGGCTATGAAGGACGATTGAGCAAGAAGGATATAAAAGACTATATTGATAAAAGGAAAAGAGGGGGCAGCGGTGGTACGAAACCGTCGGTATCTGTAACTGCTTCGGCTGTGAACAAACCAGCAGTTGCTGTTTCAACCGAAACGGTAAGCCCGAAATCTTCTTCTTCTCCCGCTGAATCCAAATCATCTGCGCCTGTCTCCGCTATGCCGGGAGTGGAAGTGAAAGAGATGGACCGTGTCCGCCGGATTATTGCCGACCATATGGTCATGTCCAAGAAAGTGTCTCCGCATGTCACTAATGTGGTAGAAGTAGATGTCACTAAATTGGTGCGTTGGCGTGAAAAGAACAAGGATGCTTTCTTCCGCCGCGAAGGTGTCAAGTTGACTTATATGCCCGTGATAACGGAAGCTGTAGCGAAAGCATTAGCAACCTATCCGCAAGTGAATGTATCCGTAGACGGATACAATATTCTCTTCAAGAAACATATCAATGTGGGTATTGCCGTTTCTTTGAACGATGGAAATCTGATTGTGCCCGTAGTGCATGATGCCGACCGTCTGAACCTGAATGGATTGGCTGTTGCCATTGACTCTCTGGCTCTGAAAGCAAGAGATAACAAATTGATGCCCGAAGATATTGACGGTGGCACATTTACCATCACCAACTTCGGTACGTTCAAGAGCCTGTTCGGTACGCCGATTATCAATCAGCCACAGGTAGCTATTCTGGGAGTAGGCTATATCGAAAAGAAACCTGCCGTCATAGAAACTCCCGAAGGCGATACGATTGCCATTCGTCATAAGATGTATCTCTCTTTGTCTTATGACCATCGGGTGGTAGACGGAATGTTAGGCGGTAACTTCCTGCATTTCATTGCCGATTATCTAGAGAACTGGCAAGGTTGA
- a CDS encoding biotin/lipoate A/B protein ligase family protein, with protein sequence MIRCIYSPYTDIYFHLAAEEYLLKQGNDDVFMLWQDTPSVVIGKHQRLQSEVDTEWAEQERIHIARRFSGGGTVYHDLGNVNLTFIETVSHLPEFATYLQRTLDFLASIGVMAKGDERLGIYLDGLKISGSAQCVHKDRVLYHCTLLYDTNLTVLNKVLNPEPLVDGGTLSSIYAVPSVRSEVTNIRKHLSVGTVDDFKENAFQYFSKSQMVSSFSGEEIVAVNQLRKEKYIRKEWIYSR encoded by the coding sequence ATGATTCGATGTATATACAGTCCTTATACTGATATTTATTTTCATCTAGCGGCAGAAGAGTATTTGTTGAAGCAAGGAAACGATGACGTTTTTATGCTTTGGCAGGATACTCCCTCTGTCGTGATAGGTAAACATCAGCGTTTGCAGTCGGAAGTGGATACGGAATGGGCGGAACAGGAACGGATACATATCGCCCGTCGCTTTTCGGGCGGGGGAACGGTGTATCATGATTTGGGTAATGTCAATCTGACTTTTATCGAAACGGTTTCGCATCTCCCCGAGTTTGCCACTTATCTGCAACGGACGTTGGACTTTTTGGCATCCATAGGCGTAATGGCAAAAGGAGATGAAAGACTCGGCATCTATCTGGATGGGTTGAAAATATCGGGAAGTGCGCAGTGTGTACATAAAGACAGGGTTCTATATCATTGTACATTACTTTATGATACCAATCTTACGGTGCTGAATAAGGTACTGAACCCGGAGCCGTTAGTTGATGGTGGAACTTTGTCTTCCATATACGCTGTTCCGTCCGTTCGGAGTGAAGTGACTAATATCCGTAAGCATCTTTCAGTGGGGACAGTGGATGATTTCAAAGAGAATGCTTTTCAGTATTTCAGCAAATCACAGATGGTCAGTTCATTCAGTGGAGAGGAGATAGTGGCTGTCAATCAGCTTCGGAAAGAAAAGTATATTCGGAAAGAGTGGATATATAGCCGTTGA
- a CDS encoding glycoside hydrolase family 25 protein, whose translation MPPRNNPMSAVQKKKTVSTTRKKGTASSSKSSCTPKKVQAKHNHAMPVWLRNVLAVMIVGCFSIAFYYFFIRPYAYRWKPCHGLKEYGVCIPAGYDIHGIDISHYQGNIDWPRLRQNKETVTPLHFIFMKATEGGDHGDTTFSANFANARNHGFIRGAYHFYIPSTDALKQADFFIRTVKLDTGDLPPVLDVEVTGRKEKAELQQGIKRWLDRVESHYGVKPILYTSYKFKTRYLDDSIFNAYPYWIAHYYVDSVKYQGKWDFWQHTDVGNVPGIKEDVDLNVFNGTLEDLKNLTIK comes from the coding sequence TTGCCGCCACGTAACAACCCGATGTCTGCTGTACAGAAGAAAAAAACTGTTTCCACTACAAGAAAGAAGGGAACGGCTTCTTCTTCCAAATCTTCCTGTACCCCGAAAAAGGTACAAGCGAAGCATAATCATGCCATGCCTGTTTGGCTTCGCAATGTTCTGGCAGTAATGATTGTCGGTTGTTTTTCCATTGCTTTTTATTATTTCTTTATCCGTCCGTATGCTTACCGTTGGAAACCTTGCCACGGATTAAAAGAATATGGAGTTTGCATTCCGGCTGGATACGATATTCACGGAATTGATATTTCCCATTATCAGGGGAATATTGACTGGCCGAGACTTCGGCAGAACAAGGAAACGGTGACTCCTTTGCATTTCATCTTTATGAAGGCAACAGAAGGCGGAGATCATGGCGATACTACTTTCTCGGCAAACTTTGCCAATGCCCGTAATCATGGATTTATACGGGGAGCCTATCATTTTTATATTCCTAGTACGGATGCTTTGAAGCAAGCCGACTTTTTTATCCGTACTGTAAAGTTGGATACAGGCGATTTACCCCCTGTACTTGATGTGGAAGTGACCGGACGCAAAGAAAAGGCTGAATTACAACAAGGCATCAAACGCTGGCTTGACCGTGTGGAATCTCATTATGGTGTGAAGCCGATTCTTTATACTTCCTATAAATTTAAGACACGTTATCTGGACGATTCCATTTTCAACGCATATCCTTATTGGATTGCCCATTATTATGTCGACTCTGTGAAGTATCAGGGTAAATGGGACTTTTGGCAACATACGGATGTGGGAAATGTACCTGGAATCAAGGAAGACGTCGACCTGAATGTATTCAACGGTACGTTGGAAGATCTTAAAAATCTGACAATTAAATAG
- the lpdA gene encoding dihydrolipoyl dehydrogenase, with amino-acid sequence MNFDIAIIGGGPAGYTAAERAGANGLKAVLFEKKAIGGVCLNEGCIPTKTLLYSAKILDSIKTASKYGVSAESPSFDLSKIMSRKDKTVKMLTGGVKMTVNSYGVTIVEKEAFIEGEENGLVRIACDGEIYFAKYLLVCTGSDTVIPPIPGLSEVSYWTSKEALEIKVLPKTLVIIGGGVIGMEFASFFNSMGVKVHVVEMMPEILGAMDKETSGMLRAEYAKRGVVFYLNTKVVEVKPGGVVIEKEGKVSTIEADKILLSVGRKANLSNVGLDKLKIELHRNGVKVDEHLQTSHPRVYACGDITGYSLLAHTAIREAEVAINHILGVEDRMNYDCVPGVVYTNPEVAGVGKTEEELIKLGLPYRVTKLPMVYSGRFVAENEQGNGLCKLIQDEEGKIIGCHMLGNPASELIVIAGIAIQRGYTVEEFQNTVFPHPTVGEIYHEIMF; translated from the coding sequence ATGAATTTTGATATAGCTATTATTGGTGGTGGCCCTGCTGGTTATACAGCCGCCGAAAGGGCAGGGGCAAACGGATTGAAAGCCGTTCTTTTCGAGAAGAAAGCAATAGGTGGAGTATGTCTCAATGAAGGATGTATTCCTACTAAAACTTTGTTATATTCGGCTAAAATACTGGATAGCATTAAGACTGCTTCCAAATATGGCGTTTCTGCCGAATCTCCTTCTTTTGATTTGTCTAAAATCATGAGCCGTAAAGATAAGACGGTGAAAATGCTGACGGGTGGTGTGAAGATGACTGTCAACTCCTATGGAGTGACTATTGTGGAAAAAGAGGCTTTTATAGAAGGGGAAGAAAATGGGTTGGTCCGCATTGCTTGTGACGGAGAAATCTATTTTGCAAAATATCTGCTGGTATGTACCGGCTCCGATACAGTGATTCCTCCGATTCCGGGATTGTCGGAAGTCAGTTATTGGACTTCCAAGGAAGCGTTGGAAATAAAGGTACTTCCTAAAACTTTAGTCATTATCGGTGGCGGAGTGATTGGGATGGAATTTGCTTCTTTTTTCAATAGCATGGGTGTAAAGGTTCATGTGGTGGAAATGATGCCTGAAATATTGGGAGCAATGGATAAGGAAACCAGCGGTATGCTTCGCGCCGAATATGCCAAACGGGGAGTCGTTTTTTATCTGAATACGAAAGTTGTGGAAGTGAAACCTGGCGGAGTGGTAATTGAGAAAGAAGGCAAGGTTTCTACGATTGAAGCGGATAAAATATTGCTCAGCGTCGGTCGAAAGGCGAATTTGTCTAATGTAGGATTGGATAAGCTGAAGATAGAGTTGCACCGGAATGGAGTAAAAGTAGATGAACATCTGCAGACTTCGCATCCTAGGGTATATGCTTGTGGAGACATTACGGGATATTCCTTATTGGCGCATACCGCCATTCGTGAGGCGGAAGTTGCGATTAATCATATATTGGGTGTAGAAGACCGTATGAATTACGATTGTGTTCCGGGAGTAGTCTACACTAATCCCGAAGTGGCAGGCGTGGGAAAAACTGAAGAAGAACTGATAAAGCTAGGTCTTCCTTATCGTGTTACGAAATTGCCGATGGTTTATTCCGGGCGGTTCGTTGCGGAGAATGAGCAAGGCAATGGACTTTGTAAGCTGATTCAGGATGAAGAGGGGAAAATCATCGGTTGCCATATGTTGGGAAATCCGGCATCGGAACTGATTGTGATAGCCGGCATTGCCATTCAGAGAGGCTATACGGTGGAAGAATTCCAGAATACTGTATTCCCTCATCCGACGGTCGGAGAGATTTATCATGAGATAATGTTTTAA